The genomic window GGCTGTCGGTGCTTACACGGAGCTGGCACTAGCAGCATGGAGATGCAGCGGGCACCATCGTCAACTAGAAAACTGTATCACAAGAAAGCTGTATGCTCTGCTGTCTGGGAGGTCCACTAGGGAAAGTCACGCATGGAATACCCGACCATGCAGACGGTCTGTGCTCTCGTCAGACGGCTGAGGTATCAAGGGCAGTGAGGACATGTACGAGAAACAAACGAAGCTAAGGAGAAGCTTTTCAATATGACCCTGTGGAGCCAAGCCTTGAGAGGCATTCTAGGAAAAGGAGACCGCGTTTTATTCCCCTGGTAAGAGACAACCACAACCACTGTAATCTCTGGTGCTTTGGGGTAGAACACAATTGTGGGGAATTAATGGACTAAACGGAGCCATCCCCGGCAGTCAAACTTACCTGCTTTATATGAAGATCGCACCAAAGGGCCACTTGCGGTGTAGTGAAATCCAAGCTCAGTTCCTACTTTTTCCCAGTATTTGAACTTCTCAGGAGTAACATATTCTTCAACCTTGATGCAAAAAATCACTCTAGACCAGACTCCAGAATTCTTAGTGATTCTGATTCTATATAAAGTTTATACCCATGTATTCGGAATGGCTCATCATTTATCCAGGACCCCCCTCCTTTGTTGAATTATTTGTTGGACTTTATCAGAGCATAACCACAGAGGATTTAGAGAGGAAGACTTTGTACTACATTAGCTGTTCCAAAGggtaaagaaaacaagaatataGAGATCACTTATATTTGTGATTATATTTCTTCATCTATAGAAGCCAGAATTGGTCATGCCTATAcgattctgtatgtgtgtgtacatatgcatgtatgtgcatgcacgcTTTTGTGGGTGCTCGTGtacacatgtagaggccagagacaaCCTTGGAAGTTGTTCCTCAGGCGTTTTTCACCTCCTTTTGCTACAGGGTCCCTCAGTGGCCTGGGACTCTTAAGCAGATCATGCTGGCCGGCCACGGAGCCCTAGGAATCTACCTGATTCCGcgtccctgtgctgggattataagcacactCTACTATGCCtgacttaagaaaaaaaagtggaaaactGGGTAAATAAAGtgctatcaaaagaaaaaaaagtgtgttctAGGACTTGGCGTCAGTCTGCCAGCACTTTGATGTCTCTCAAGACCTCATATAAGACGCCTGAGGGCAAGACCAATGAATTCATCTTGCACGTTATATTTAGTACTAACCCTGGcatgttttacttttgtttgtttggctgaaCTTGGGCCTCACACATGCAAGGCTCTAAGGGCTCGCTATAGCACACGATACTACCTGACACAACGTGTTCCAGGAAATAAACACTCCATCTAGAGACAGAAGCTGCCTGCCTTTTCTTAAGTCAGCTTTGTGTCTCAGGCAGCTGTATCCAAGTCACAGGCCACCAGTGCCAGGAATGCTATCTCCCAACTCTGGACTCTGGAACAGTTGTGTAACAGTGAGTACCAGCACTGCTGCTCTGTTCACACGGAATCTTTGTGATCCCACAAAGCTAATGGTTTCTAATTCTACCTGCAGACAATGAAGATTTACTTCAAATTACTGAGGAAATATTTGGCAACTCAAGACGTTTGTACCTTAAGGTGGCGCTTTGTTGGCTGCATATACTGCCCTAGAGTTAAACAGTCCACACCGGCTGCACGGAGAGCTGCAGGGGGGAAAGCGAAAATCCCACTTAGCAGGCGTTGAGTCAAGTCACCATCACAGCTCTACGCACGGGTCTGTGAGGAGGACCCGCACGCGGTGGGCTACAACTGTCATAGGTAATACAATCACAGCTCTACGCACGGGTCTGTGAGGAGGACCCGCACGCGGTGGGCTACAACTGTCATAGGTAATACAATCACAGCTCTACGCACGGGTCTGTGAGGAGGACCCGCACGCTGTGGGCTGCAACTGTCATAGGCAATACAAGACGGGAGAGCCCGTTCACTCAAAAACACTGAGCCATGGAGTCCACAGCAACGATTACCACAGTAGTGTAAAAgtgggagacagagggaaaacATAAGCCGGCCGGgcctggtggcgcacgcctgcagtcccagcgctcgggaggcagaggcagcagatctctgagctcaagctcagccttgtctacacagtgagttccagaagagccagagGTACAGGGGAAAGGCAAGTGCAGTTAATGCTATCAAATAAAAGCTAAACTAGCAGGAGAGGATTTGGAGCAGGAAGTCTCTTAGGCATAAAAGGAGAGATGAGGTGACTCTTGAGAAGCCATGCCCAAGCCTGGCGCTGTGTTATCTTTTCTTTACCGAGTCTCTATTAATCCCCATGCTTAAGCCTAcattaaaatcttttctttttcttttttcttgatggCTGGAAAGGCAGCcatggttgctaagaattgaactcttaccttcttttttttttttaagatttattactatatgtaagtacactgtagctgtcttcaaacacaccagaagagggcgtcagatctcattatagatggttatgagccaccatgtggttgacgggacttgaactcagaaccttctggagagcagtcagtgcttttaacctctgagccatctcaccagcccgaacTCTTACCTTCTTGGTTGTGaacctagcctttaacggctgagccatctcttcaaccctaaagtcttttctttttttctttttctttttggttttttgagacagggtttctctgtgtattcctggctgtcctgtcctggaactctcactctgtagaccaggctggtctcaaactcagaaatccacctgcctcgtgTGCCACGACTGCCCGACCCCAAAGTCTTTTCTTAATAACTCCAATTCTATCTGAATGAAAAAAAGGAAGGCAAAGGAACTGCTATTCTGAAGTCAAGTCATTCACCTGAGCCACATATGCTGCCTTAGGGTTTCCTTGGTGGGCAGGATGTGTTCCCCAAGTGTGGCTTGACCTCTGGCGTAGCAGAGTCCTCTCTGTCAGTTGCACTTGGTAGGCCAGCATCTACCTCTGAGCTACAGCCATGGCTTCAGAACCTTCCTTACCCACAATGCCTGGCACCGAACTGCCTCTCACACCGTCCAGCAGCAGAAAGAGCGGTTTCTGCTGTTTTCACTGAGCAGGAGATGACGAGGGCTAAAAGCACACCCTTCCATGGCCTAAGAAGGCTTCCTTCCCTTACATGTCCTTTCTGGTTCTGGGCAAGGAGGCAGGGGTGCTCCCACTAGCTCTGGGCACAGAGGCAGGGGTGCTCCCACTGGCTCTGGGCACGGAGGCAGGGGTGCTCCCACTGGCTCTGGGCACGGAGGCAGGGGTGCTCCCGCTGGCTCTGGGCACGGAGGCAGGGGTGCTCCCGCTGGCCTACACCTGCAGCTCCGGTGCTCAGTTCTCAGGGTCTCGGAACTGCCGACTGTGGAGGGGGCCTAAGCTAATGGCTCTTTAGTACGGAGTCCCTGCTACCCTGCGGGGAAGTGGAGTGGGTTTGTCCCGGCCTCCTTACCTTTCATGGTGGCATAGACCTGCTCGTCTGTCTCTCCGAGGCCCAGCATTATGGAGGTCTTGGAAACAACGTCGGGCTGGACCTCCTTGGCATGCTTCAGTACTCGAAGCGACTGGTCAAAATTGGCCCGGGGATCACGAACTTTCCTGGAAAACAGGGTGGCTCTCAGTGACAAAACCAGTTCATCCAACAGTTATACAAGCAAGCTGCAAGACCAGAAAGCACATTCTAGAAGAGTGTGGCTCAGCCTTCCACAGGGCGGCCCAAGGCCATCAACACCAGGGTTCACATTAATATTCAcatcagtaacaaaattacacttGTGAAACAGCAGCAAAGAGGATGTTACAGTTCATGGTCCCCACAAGACGAGGGTCTGGGCATAAAGGGTCTCGGGGTTAGAAAGGGTGAGGGCCACTGCTCTAGAATGTACGGTTCGCTGAGCATGTGTGTCAATGGCACACCTGTGCACAAAGTGTATTAACATTGAAAAGAAAACCAGTCTTCACTGGGCTTCCTAGGTCTGTCAGCTCTTTGGGCCTCCCAAGTCTTGAGACAGAGAAAATCTAGAAGATTTAGACTAGAAATCACTCAgtttatacactgaaaaattagAATTCTGAAATGCAAAATTATAATGACTtctagcaagaaaaaaaaaccaggcagaggccgggcggtggtgaagcacacctttagtcccagcatttgggaggcagaggcaggcagatttctgagttcgaggctagcctggtctacaaagtgagttccaggacagtcagggctatacagagaaacctgtttgGGAGGGTAGGGAAGgtagggaagaggggggaggggagggaagagaagaaaccaggcagaagacaaaacaaacctCCAAGGAGAGACCATTCACTTTGGAGGTTGGAACTTTTATGAGCATTTCTTTCTGGCAGGCTGGACTGCCCTCTGCTGGCAAGTAATAACACTGCAGGCTCGGAGAAAACGCATTCTGGAACTTTCACCGGAAAGATGTTTTTGAAGAGAAACCAGGGACACTGGCACCCACTGCTGGCGATATCACCACAGGGTTGGTACAGGCTGGGTGCTACCCTTCAACAATGGCCAGACCACTGTGGCATCAATGAGAAGACAGGCAAGGGCTGGAAGTAACTAAggtaactaactaactaactaacaggAAGCTTGGCACTTGGCTGAATTCTATTGCAGCCTTGTCTTCTGTATTTATATTTcgttttaatttaaataaaaggcAGGGGTTTGAAGGGATGGGTCAGTGGTTCAGAACACTGGCTGCTATTCAGAGGAttcaggttcaatttccagtaccacAGGGGCTAACGGCTAGTCCCAGGGGACTGACATCATTGTCTTTTGGCCTCTGGCTTCCAGAGGCTCTGCATTACAcagcacacaggcaaaacacccatataaaagaaaaaaacgacAACCAATAGGCTATCTCTGACTTGTCCACAGATGTCTGTGTCCTTGTGCATAATCACGCACACAAATGCAAGGTAAAAACCAGCAATTTAGAAAAGTCATAAAACTGACAGCATAGAAAACCGACACTGTGCGACAGTCATGCCAGCCACGTTGGCTGTGAACTTACCTGTACATGGGTAGATAACACTTGAGAcatgttttattgtttattcaccctgtgtgtgtatgtgtgcacgtgcatgtgtgtaaacCCTCATGATGGCATCCGTGGACACCAGGGACAGCCCTGGAACTAGTTCTCTCTTCCACCACGTGGGCTGCAGGGATTGAACCCATGACCCGTGGCTCACCCACGCGCCTCACCTGCTAAGTCATCTAGCCAGCCCAGAATTACTTTTTACAAaacatttttccactggattaaAGCTGTGCTCTGGAATGTCTACAGTCCAGGAGCAATGTTCTTGGTACCAGTCACTGCGACTTGTAGATCAGAGACACAGGACAATGAAGAGTAGCTCATTAAGTCACAGCCAAATACCTGATAAagttaaaggaaaatattaatcTTGTCTGCaactaaaatatttctaatttttctgaTCAGAACATACTCGTTATATAGTATATTCCTTCATAATTCCTAACTATTAAATAGGAAGAATAAAGCATACTGTACtttcttgtgtgtgagtgtgtatgttggggggcatgtttgttttgggttttgtttcaagacagggtctcactggctaGACTTGGACTTGAATTGTAGGataggctggccttcaactcacagagaccatgtgtgctgggattaaaggtgtacattaTTACTctgggctttatttatttatttatttatttatttatttatttatttatttatttttaaagaaaaggtatagcccaggctggttccCAAACTttcaatctcctgcctcagccttctaagctCTGGAATTATAGGGCAGTGTCATCGACAGTCATCCCGTTTACTTTTAAGAAGATTTAAAACAGCTATTCTGCtaaaatgatattctgctatatcaTTTTCCATTTCATAAGCATTCTTTGGGGGAAAACCACAACTCAATGCATGTGCAGTGATGCTGCCTTCAGAGATGCAGGAGCCCTGCAAAGGCATGTGTGTCTCTTCACCAGGCCGTCGCTCTGGCCCTTGGCCTTTCCTGATTCTCTATTAATCCGTGAAGAACAGACAGAAAGGagcaagggggaaggggagggaaaggaagaagctgCTGTGAAGTGGGAGATCACAGCTGTGACCCACTGACCGTGAAGTGGGAGATCACAGCATGCTGTGACCCGCTGACCCGATGTAATCACCTCTGTAATTCTGGAACAGTCTCTACATTGTGTGCATACACATCTAATCCAGACAGAGCCACCTTTTCTACCGCTCTCAGATCTCCTCGGAAGTCCGGGGTAAGGCATTCCACAAGGATTTTTGGATTCCTAGGAGGAAAAGGTAAACGTTGACCTGAGGACAAGAGCTGGCAGGTCTGTTGCCCCCACAGACGGTCACCAGAGGCAGTTCCTGCAGCAGAGGCACACTGCAGCACTTCCGCAGCCCTTGGAGCTGGTAAGGAAGGTGCGGACACAGAATGGTCCTAAGTGAGCAACTCcatgaaaaccctcagaagagGGAACTGTACCCACCTCAGGCCCAGGACGCCTCCCGCAGACCCAACAGCAGGATCTGACTTTTAAGCTAATTGGAGTaggtgattaaaaaaacaaaaatcgtTTAAAGGAACCAAAATATCAAACATGactactatcattattattttactgtTTGGAAAACAAATTGGGATGTTTCTACTGTGGTTGCAAATGCCACCTTCTtcaactttgttttttttctgtaattcatCAGACATGGTCCTCCTCTTCACCTCCCCTAGGCAAAAATCTCACCATGCTCTGAGCTTTAAAAGCTGTTTCTGGGTTTGCTGAATCAcgagttgttgtttttttaatgaattacCAACCAAACATTAATCACTGGTTTCTATGGTGGCTGTGCTGATCTAGTGGGGCACTGTAATGTGAACTAGGTCACAGAGCTGTGCTGATATAGTGGGGCACTGTAATGTGAACTAGGTCACAGAGCTGTTTGCAAACCCAAAGGCACAACACAGCTGCTccctgagaacagacaggagagacCACACTGGTCCCCTTGTGAATATAAGATGCTGAAAGATCACAGTGTGTGACTCTGaaatggactttttaaaaatcgCACCTGAGATGGTCAGTGGCTTGGGAAAGAAATTTTGTGagctgaaaaatacaaaatatattttttgaactgtaataaattaaaaaaaaaaaaaaacaacagaatatcAGTGGAAAAACATGTGTTAGCACACTAGACCTTACACCAGCACCAAGTTACAGAAATGATTTAGCTCCATTTGAttttatgcagccctggctggcctggagtttgctatgcagaccaggctggccctaaagtcaaagatcttcctgtctctgctcttgaactctgggattaaaggcatgtaccaccaatcTTTATAACTTTGctcctttttaatgtttttgaaatgaatgggattaaaatatttttttaaatgtacactATGAGTAAGATTGGCAGAACAGATAGAAATTAAAACTGTGTCAAGACAATAATTTACAATGATGGTGTTCATCTCATTTTACTTTAGGCTTTTTGTTCTTCTAGACGtctattatttcctttttctgtgtgttttgcctgcatgcacgtGTATATGCCCAGtgtccatgaaggccagaagtgGGTGCTGGATCCCTGTGGAATTAGGAAGGTTGTCAGCCACCACAcgagctgggaactgaattcaggtcttctgcaCAAGCAGGACatggtttgtctttttttttttttttttttttgtgtgtgtgtgtgtgtcttcagagtttctctgcatagccctggctatcttggaactctatagacctggctggccttgggtttagagatctacctgcctctgcctcctgagtgctgggattaaaggtgtgtgccacaactgccTAGCTTAGCAGTTCCTGTTCTTAAATACTTAGTTTTGTGTGTGGAGGGAGGGGTAAGCATCAGACCCAGGGTCTTGAGCGTGTGAGGCAAGTTTTCTACCACCAAGCTGTATCCTCAGCTAactattcttcttctttttttttttttctcgagacagggtttctctgtgtagccctggctgacctggaactcactctgtagaccaggctggcctcgaactcagaaatccgcctccctctgcctcccagagtgctgggactacaggcgtgcaccaccaccacctgactcagCTAACTATTCTTAAGTGGTAGCTTATTAAGAACTCAATGCTGGGCTGGATCTGTGGCTCATCTCTAATCTCAGAATTTGGGAGATGGAGATGGGTGTTTCACTGtgtgttcaaggctggcctgatctacagagtgagtttcaggacagaaactcactaGActaaactctgtctccaaaaaggaagaaagaaaagaaaagaaaagaggagaggagaaaagaggggaggggaggggaggggagaggagagaagagagaagaagaagaagaagaagaagaagaagaagaagaagaagaagaagaagaagaagaagaagaagaagaagaagaagaagaagaagaagaagaagaagaagaaagagagagagagagagagagaggacctcAAATTTCCGGATGTAAACCATACCTTTCCTTCAAGCACGCCACAGTCTTGGCGATGTGCTCAGCTCCCCCATCGGCTACATCTAGAGAGAAAAGAAGCCATGTTCAAGCCATGCCACAACTCAACCAAAGTGACCGTGACACACTACTAACCATCTCGATCCACCGACGTCAGGACAACATAATCCAGGCCCCACTCTGCAATTGCTTTGGCTGTATTGTCAGGCTCATTGGCATCCAATGGAGGCGGGTTTCTTGAGGTCTTAACGGAACAAAATCTGCAACCTCTTGTGCATGTGTCCCCCATCAACTAGAATAGAGATGTCACAATTTATATCAAGTAGGCAGATGACTCCCAAGAATACAAGGCCAAAAATAAATGGCAAAGCGTGTAATCAGACTGGTTCTGTGCATAGGAAATccgaagggctggagagatggctcagcggttaagagcactgactgttcttccagaggtcctgagttcaattcccagcaaccacatggtggcccacaaccatctgtaatgggatccaatgccctcttctagtgtttgaagacagtgtactcatatacatttaaaaaacccaaataaatcttttaaaaaaattaaaatcgaAAACATTCATGATTAAATGATAACTGGTTAAGAAATACAAATTTAgcccagtggtggtggcgcacgcctgtaatcccagcacttgggaggcagaggcaggtggatttctgagtttgaggccagcctggtctacagagagagttccaggacagccaggactatacagagaaaccctgtctcaaaaaaaccaaatccaaaaaaccaaaccaaaccaaaccaaatctatgtggaaaaagaaaggatacaCTTAAGTAAGTGTTAAGGGAACTGGAGGGGGTATGGGACCAGGATGGAAcagataattttataatttaagggGCCAGCGAgacggccagtggggagaagtacTTGCCAAGCAGgtgacctgggtttgagtcccagacCCCATGTAAAGGTGGGGAGAAGAGATGCcacaaagctgtcttctgaccgcCATCCACATCTCCACATGGACACAATCATCATCATCTACAGCAGAATTTCAACTCAGAGCCAAGTGTGGGGAggatgcctgtaatcctagcgccCAAGTTGAGGGAAgatgatcatgagttcaaggtcagcctgggtacCATGGTGCAACTCAGTTTCAGAGTTTAAATGGAAGATGGCCtagtgggggttttttttttttttttgagacagggtttctctgtgtagtcctggctgtcctggaactctctctgtataccaggctggcctcgaactcagaaatccacctgcctctgcctcccaagggctgggattacaggtgtgagccaccacgccagGCTGGCCTAGTGTTTAAGAGGATTGCTTTTTCAGAAGCcccaagttcagctcccagcgCCCACGTCGAGCAAACCTCTccatgc from Apodemus sylvaticus chromosome 11, mApoSyl1.1, whole genome shotgun sequence includes these protein-coding regions:
- the Lias gene encoding lipoyl synthase, mitochondrial isoform X2, which codes for MGKNYNKLKNTLRNLNLHTVCEEARCPNIGECWGGGEYATATATIMLMGDTCTRGCRFCSVKTSRNPPPLDANEPDNTAKAIAEWGLDYVVLTSVDRDDVADGGAEHIAKTVACLKERNPKILVECLTPDFRGDLRAVEKVALSGLDVYAHNVETVPELQRKVRDPRANFDQSLRVLKHAKEVQPDVVSKTSIMLGLGETDEQVYATMKALRAAGVDCLTLGQYMQPTKRHLKVEEYVTPEKFKYWEKVGTELGFHYTASGPLVRSSYKAGEFFLKNLVAKRKTKASKI
- the Lias gene encoding lipoyl synthase, mitochondrial isoform X1; this encodes MALRCWDAARSLGSWVFGRYAYSVRALSSLSDKKKEFLHNGPDLQDFVSGDLADKSTWDEYKGNLKRQKGERLRLPPWLKTTIPMGKNYNKLKNTLRNLNLHTVCEEARCPNIGECWGGGEYATATATIMLMGDTCTRGCRFCSVKTSRNPPPLDANEPDNTAKAIAEWGLDYVVLTSVDRDDVADGGAEHIAKTVACLKERNPKILVECLTPDFRGDLRAVEKVALSGLDVYAHNVETVPELQRKVRDPRANFDQSLRVLKHAKEVQPDVVSKTSIMLGLGETDEQVYATMKALRAAGVDCLTLGQYMQPTKRHLKVEEYVTPEKFKYWEKVGTELGFHYTASGPLVRSSYKAGEFFLKNLVAKRKTKASKI
- the Lias gene encoding lipoyl synthase, mitochondrial isoform X3, with protein sequence MALRCWDAARSLGSWVFGRYAYSVRALSSLSDKKKEFLHNGPDLQDFVSGDLADKSTWDEYKGNLKRQKGERCVRKPDVPTLESVGGVGNTPQPQPRSWNPKILVECLTPDFRGDLRAVEKVALSGLDVYAHNVETVPELQRKVRDPRANFDQSLRVLKHAKEVQPDVVSKTSIMLGLGETDEQVYATMKALRAAGVDCLTLGQYMQPTKRHLKVEEYVTPEKFKYWEKVGTELGFHYTASGPLVRSSYKAGEFFLKNLVAKRKTKASKI